The Vanrija pseudolonga chromosome 1, complete sequence genomic sequence TGGGGGGATATAGCCCCTCATTCTAGTGTCGTTTCGTTTACTGGCGCGCAGCAAGCTCGGTAttcctcgccaacgcccGTCACGGCCGGGGGAGAGCACAGGGGGggcggcaacagcggcgaccagcagcagcagcagcagagtTGTCATATGGTCAGGTACGGCGCAGCATGTGCAGCCGCCGAGAGTGAGCGAGCCCAGCAGCAACCCGGCAACTGGAGCAGGTGCAGCATCTGATTGATGCATCGGCAGGCAGCACGAGTTTCACTGCCAACTTTGTCCTTGCTTGCCCATGCCCCTCACTCGTCATGTTGCTGTATTGGGTCATTGGGTCGGGTCACCTTGCCCATCCACCCCATCCCACCATCATTTGTTTTGTTAtccgcacccacccacacacgtCAATGACGGTGGGAAGGAAGGAGCGCAGTGGGTGTGTCACGGCGTGGGACCCAAGGCAAGGGGACAAGGGTAAGGGCACGAGGGGCAACGACGCTTGGCGCCAATTCCCTCAGGGATCGTCATTGCCCGCTGCTCAGTgtcttgctgctgctgctgctgctgcctttcCGCCTGGCTCTCTTCCTTCCCACTTTCTTTTGCCGCAGTAACCAACCTGCCAACTGCCAGTCGACTTACGCCGCCCCCCTGCCCCGTCGCAGTCTATTGCACCTCTTCATCTGCCCTTGGCCACCCGTCTTAGCTTTTGTTTACCCTGCCAGTCTGTTGCACAAGGGGCTCGCCGTAATGTATTCTTGACTTTGGACAAATGTGTCCAGAAGCAGCAGTGGCGGAGGGGGGCAAGTGCTGTCAAAAGCTCCTTCCTTCTATCTTTAAATCCTCTGTGCGGCGACAAGAGTTGCCCGCTGCGGACAGCACGACCACCGCCGCTATGCGCTAGGGCATCATACATCAGTGTTTCTACGGCCTTGACTGTGTCGACTGGATAGTATAGCGTGCTCTGTCAAGTCGTCGATACAAAATCATACACACTGCTCTAGTTTGATGGGACTCCAGGCACGGTGCCTGTGAGGAGCAAGCCGGCATGGGGGAGCACacgggtgggcgggcgagcgggtgggtgggcggccAACTCGCAgaagcagcggcggggcgccatcgcccagcagcggcgagcgggcaGATCGAGCAGCACGATGCAAGATGCAACGAGATGACGACGCACAAAGCCAAAGTGCCCAAAgaggccacccacccaccaactcaccccgctgccgccagccATCAGCCACCGTcctgcatcgtcgtcggaggCTCTTGTCTTGCTCTCGCCGTGTGCCCGACGACAAAgacgccacccaccactggCGGGCGAGGTACTTGACGTCATGCGACAtgaggcggcagcggctcgcAGCAGCTCCCATGtcggctcgaggacgacgcaaTGTGCAGCCGTATCGGCGTATCGGCTCCCCACTCACTCCACGGGGCGACGTAGTAGTgtggaggaaggcgaggagggcgagcaaggtcgcctcggcgagtCGGCTCCTCATgctcctcaccctcggcccGCTGTCGGCCTACCCACTCCACGACGCCACGACGTCTACTCCGCTCAGATTCAGTAGTGGAGACGACTGCCTGCCCCGCTTGCTCCCTCGGCGGGCGTTACGTTACATCGACGTCACTCTGAGCACGCTGCGGCGTGGTCGACTGCCTCGGACCGAAGGTTCCACCGTTTCATCGCGAGGCACAAACTCTGTCACTTGCGCGCGGGTGAGACGTTGGACAACtgacagcggcagcgcgacCATCAGCACCCGATCACGCTTCCACAgttgggctgggctggccgCTGTCGGTCGTCATCGAGAATAGCCCGTCGCGTGCAGCGCTACCAACGCGAGCGGATagtcctcgccgtcgtcgagcggcgcacTGAAACGCAACTCAAGGCTCCCCTTCCCCTGCACACATGCTCTAGCTCGTGCCAAGGTCACGCCCACGCTGACTGGCTGCGCCGTTCCTGTAACCGTGGCACCTGGCACCTGTCAAGCGGCAcccggcaccgccgtcgcgtcgcccCGGCCGGGTCCaacggcgccgtgccgtgccgtgtcGCCTTCCTTGGCGGGCAATATACTTCCCAAACGCACACGAGTGGGCGACCAGGTAGCTACGGCGCGCGTCAttccccgacgacgccgcgtcaTGGCGGCCCATGGCGACCGAGGCGCGTCATTccgcggcgacagcggcggctgTGCGGCGGTGCATGGCCCTCGTGGCACCGGCGACAGTGGCAATGCCGCCAAGCgccacggcgacgatgacTTTGCCGCCAAGCATGCCCAAGAGATAGATCCCATCTAGCATAGTCTAGTGTCCGTCCTAATGTCCATGTAGCGTGCAGCCGCGTCGCCTGGGCCTAAACCAGCGCAAGGGGCGGCGACAAGTCCCACCAGGTGCTCCCGGGCCCTTCGGAGCCGTCCTTGACGCCGATAATGCTGCTCGTCAGCTGCGCCTCAGCCACACAAACGTACATGTTCGTGCCGGCGGGGTAGTCAGCCAGCTTGGGGACATGCCacacgagcgccgaggcggtaGTGTTGGGCGCGATTGGCACTTGCTGGTCACCGTCAGCTATGCCAGGCAGGACTAGCTCACCTCGTATTCCCGCTGCCTCGCCCATCGGGGAATGAAGTAGACCTCCTGGGCAGGTCGTCAGTAACGCGAACGCAGGAGGCGTGGTAAGAGTAACGCACCACacctcgcccgtcgccgccctcccacgcgagctcgagcttcGACCCCGCCGTCAGCTCGGATGGAAACTCCGAGGTGAAGAGTAAcgccggtgctggcggcacctcgtcgacctcgaccgcgccgtaCACGGGCGCAATGGGCGGGATGTAGGTCGGGACGGGGAGCGGTGAGGCCGTGACAGAGGAGGTGATGTAGCCTGCTGCGGCGAGAACGAGGGCTGCGGTCCACTTCATTGTGTGTTGGCGGATGATGGGGGTTACGATAGAGGGTAAgaacaacgacaacgacaacgagaAGAGAGAAAATGCAATGCAATGCAATCGATGGGATGCGATGCACGCCTGCTCGTTACCGaacccgaccccgacgccgacgacgcacgcaGCCAGCAAACAAACATcgcgcaggcaggcgcagGGCAgtgccacacgccgccggcgccgccactcaGGGAGCCgagacgctggcggcggtagACGGACCCAGTCTTCGCCGCAAGGTAGCTTAGCTTCAAGGGCGCGCCGAGAGCCGAGGGTGTCGAGAGATCGCTCAGCCCTATGCTCTGTGTACACACACGCATACCAGCCCGGATCGATCTGCAGACGGCGTCACCCCAATCTCGGGCTGCCCTCTGTGGCTTTGGCGTCTGCTCGCTTCTTGCCCAGCATCGCTGAGGCTTCACGCAAGCCTCCCTCGGGTGGACCCTCGTTCGCCGACGTTACCACAAACCATACTGGCTGCCGGACTAGGTCACCTGGACTTAGTCACCTGGACACAAACGAGCCCAGACCTccggccgcgctgcccgccgtTTGCAGAACGTTCGCCGCTGAGCATTCGCCGCACCAACGCCACGCCACATGGCAACCCTTCGACCGCTAGACTTCACGGCTCTTCGCCCGGCTCCGGTAACCCATGCATCCATGCCATAACACTACTACTGCGTGATTGCCACAACTGAATGCCACCAACTACTTTGTGAGCTTggcgaccacctcggcggcctcggcggcccgGCGCTGGCTGACGCTCGGGTTGAGGCTCAGCAtccacgtcgccgtcgcggccgcgttCTTGACGCCACCAAACGCCttgggctgcggcgcgacgcgcgtgcTGTAgtcgcccgcgcggcggagcaggTCGGCCTGGTAGGCTGGGGATGTCAGCTGTCATTCGCCTGTTCACATCAGCTGTACCCACCCTGCGCGGGCTTCATCCCAGTGGCCCAGAAGCTCGACgcggggtcgcgcgcgccgggggGCACGCGGTCCAGCACGCTGCTCTTGCCGAAGAGGGCGACggtcgtcgtctcgcgcTTCACGATGGGCAGCTGGAAAGGCGCCGCCGGGGGCGACGGGGCCACGCTGCCGGCCTTGACGAACGGCTTGCGGTCACGACCGTCGCGACCGTTGCGACCGTCACGGCCGTCGCGCCTGGGACCGCGGTcgttgcgcgccgccgggcggTCGCTGCGAGCccgcggtgcgcggcgctcagtctgcgcgagctcggcgccctcaAAGAACTCGAGCGGGATCTCGTCCGCCGACGCGTGCTTCGGCCTGCGCGCCTCGGGTGCCCGGCCCTCGCGAGGGCGGTACGCTGGGGTGGTGCTATCGCGGGGCGCGCGGTCACCAGAGGCATTCTGCTCGCGCGGACGGCGGTCACcacccgcgcggcgcggaggacggTCACCCTGCTCACGAGCctgacgaggagggcggtcGCCCTGCgcacgaggagggcggtCTCCCTgctgacgaggaggacggtcgccctgctcgcgacgctggcgaggcgcgccgtCTCCGCGGGGCCTGTCTCCCCGGGGCTGGCCACGAGGGCCCTCAGAGCCGGCCGAAGCGGTAGCACCCTGCAATGTCAGTCATGCTGCACCGACCGCACGCTGCGGTACCCACGCCGATgttgccgcgcgccgactgggGCACGCTGAGCGACGGgagcttgcgctcgcgcttTTGTCCCGAGAAGCCGAGAtccgcggccgtcgccttgCCGGCCCGGGGCACGGCGCTGGGggccgcggcctcctcggcgacgaggcgcgacGTGTGCAGTGCGCGGGCGAGCACTCGCAATGGCCGGGTCGCTGTTGCCATTTTGTGTGATGTGGTCGTGTGTTGAACTGTTCAGCAAGGAGGAAGACGGAGATGaaacggcgccgagcagcatACATCCGACATTCTTGGAGAAAATGAAAAGAAATACGAAAAATATTCCCATGTGGCTCCTGTGATGATGGGTCAGTTACCGACTTCTTTGattgttgctgctgctgctcgataCTACTTGTTGGCAGCTTGACATCTTCGCGTCGACATCACATCCGCCGCTCGTGGTGACCTCTAACCCCCTCCTAAAACCGTCCCCAGGCCAGGCGCATCGCCAGGAGACGACACTTTCCACCTTTCCCCTGCTCCCCCCACCACGACCCGCACCATGTCGACAGAGGACTACGATGGTTAGTCGCGGTCTTGTGTATGCCCGTTTCCATCTGACAATCGCAGAGTTCGGCAACTAcatcggcggcgacctcgactcggacgatGACTCGGACATTGACATCGAGCCGGCCGTCGCTGTGCCCGCAGCTCCCGGCCCCTCTGCGGGCGCGAGctacgcgccgctcgagggcttcgacgaggacgaggacgatgagatggaggacgaggacgccggcctcgccatgACGCTGCATAGCGTGGACGGTGAGATGGGAGATCGAGAGTAGTGCTGATGGTGGCAGGGACGGCGGGCAACCAGGTCGTGCTGCACGAGGACAAGAAGTACTACGCTACCGCAGCCGAGACTtacggcgaggacgtcgagacCATGGTGCAGGAGGAGGACTTGCAACCCCTCTCCGAGCCCATCGTTGCGCCGATCAAGAAGAGGAGCTTCACCGTCCAGGAGAAGGACCTCCCAGTGACGCGCTTCGACCGCAAGTGAGTCGCACGGCTGTGGGCACATCCTGACGAGCCAGCTTCAtggtcgacctcctccagTACCCTGACCAGCTCCGCAACGTCATGGTCGCGGGACACTTGCACCACGGCAAGACGTCGCTCCTCGACATGCTCGTGTTTGAGACGCACCAGCTCACGTGGGACGCCGACAGGCCAACGCGGTATACCGACACGCACAcgctctcgcgctcgcgcggcaTCTCGATCAAGTCGGGCCCAATGTCGCTTGTGCTCTCCGACTCGGCTGGCAAGTCGCGTCTCGTCAACCTCATCGACACGCCCGGCCACCTCAACTTTGCTGACGAGGTCgcgtccgcggcgcgcctggtGGACGGTGTTGTGCTCGTTGTCGATGTCGTTGAGGGCGTCATGgccggcaccgaggccgTCATCAAGCACGCGATGCAGGAGAAGCTCAAGATTGTGCTTGTTGTCAACAAGATGGACCGTCTGATCCTCGAGCTCCGCCTTCCCCCAGCCGAGGCCTTCTTCAAGATCAAGCACACGATCGAGGAGGTCAACGCGGTCATTGCTGGCATCGACAACGCCGACGAGTTCCGCTTGTCACCTGAGCGCGGCAACGTTGCGTTCGCGTCTACGCAGATGGGCTGGTGCTTTACCCTCGACACGTTTGCCGCCATGTACGCCGATGCGTTTGGTGCCTTGGATGTCGGAGAGTTTGCCCAGCGCCTGTGGGGCAACATCTTcttcgacgccgagaagcgcAAGTTTACCCGCAACCCTGCCGATGTCGAGTCGAAGCGCTCGTTTGTTCACTTCATCCTCGAGCCCCTGTACAAGCTCTACAGCCAGGTCCTTagcgccgactcggagaCGCTCAAGAAGACGCTCGCCGACTTGCACATCACCCTCAGGCCCGCCGTCTACAAGATGGACGTGCGGCCGCTGCTCAAGGTTGTGCTTGAGGCGTTCTTCGGTCCCTCCACCGGTCTTATCGACATGATCGCCAGCAAGCTCCCATCGCCAGTGGAGAATGCCCGCTCCAAGATTGAGCACACCTTCACTGGTCCCTTGGATACGCCCCTCGCCGAGTCCCTCATCAAGGCCGACCCCAAGGGCCCTACCGTTGTTCAGGTCACCAAGCTGTTCCACACATCTGATGCCCAGGAGTTCCGGGCATTCGGCCGCGTCATGAGCGGTACGATCCAGAAGGGACAGCCGGTGTACGTGCTTGGTGAGGGATACTCgctcgaggatgaggaggacatGGTTCCTGCTattgtcgacggcgtcatgaTCGACGAGTCGCGGTATACTGTCGACATTGACACGGCGTACCCCGGAAACCTCGTTTTGCTTTCTGGTGTCGACGCGTCGATCAACAAGACGGCCACCATCTACGCCCGCGGCATCGATGACGACATGTACATCTTCCGCCCAATCAAGCACATTACGCAGTCCGTGCTCAAGGTGGCTGTCGAGCCCATCGTCCCCTCGGAGCTGCCAAAAatgctcgacggcctgcgcAAGGTCAACAAGTCTTATCCTCTGGTCACGACAAAGGTCGAGGAGTCTGGAGAGCACGTCATCCTCGGCACTGGCGAAATCTACCTCGACTCGGTGCTGCACGACTTGCGAAGACTGTTCTCGGAGATTGAGATCAAGGTGTCTGATCCTGTCACAAAGTTCTGTGAGACGGTCATTGAGACATCAGCACTCAAGTGCACGGCCAACTCGCAGAACAGGAAGAACAAGTTGACAATGATtgccgagccgctcgagAACGGTATCGCCAACGACATCGAGTCGGGCAAGGTGACGATGAAGATGACCAACAAGGAGCGCGGCAAGTTCTTTGAGCAGAACTATGGCTGGGACTTGCTGGCATCACGAAACATTTGGGCGTTTGGACCGGACGACAACGGCCCCAACGTGTTGGTCAACGACACGCTGCCATCAGAGGTCGACACCAAGGCGTTGACAACGATCCGTGAGAGCGTCAAGCAGGGCTTCAAGTGGGGTACGCGTGAAGGACCATTGTGCGAGGAGCCGATCCGCGGCGTCAAGTTCCGTTTGCTGGACGCGACGATTGCCGACTCTGCAAACCGCGGTGGAGGCCAGGTCATCCCCGCGGCCCGCCGAGTGTGCTACTcgtccttcctcctcgcctcgccccgtcTCCTCGAGCCGGTCTACTATGTCGAGGTTCAGGCGCCCGCCGATTGCGTGGCAGCAGTGTACACTGTGCTCTCAAGGCGGCGTGGTCACGTCACGAAGGATATCCCCAAGCCCGGCTCTCCGCTGTACACGGTCAAGGCGTTCAtccccgtgctcgacgccaacggctTCGAGACGGACCTGCGAACAGCGACCATGGGCCAGGCGTTCCCGCTCATGACGTTTGACCACTGGCAGGTGGTCCCCGGCGACCCCACCGACACGAGCATCCAGCTGCAGCCGCTCGAGCCGGCGCAAGGACAGGCCCTGGCACGCGACCTGGTGCTCAAGACGCGCCGACGCAAGGGCCTGAGCGACAGCATCAGCCCGGCAaagtacctcgacgacgacatgatCATTGCGATGAACGCGAGCGGGCTGGGCGATCTGTTGCAAtagggagggggagggagcgaggAGTGCAGTGTAGTAGACTTGATGCAGCAGCATAGACTGTGTAAGGAGGGTCGGTCGTTGcttttgttgttgttgttgccggGTTCAAATCTGAAATGACGGTAGCCAAGGGGAAGGGGAATGGTCATCTGGTGCATCTCAGTCTAGTCATCTCCTCCCACATCACCCACCACGACGATGCCGCCCAAGTCGACCGCGGTCgcagacgacgccgacgcggcgctcccACTGCAAGAATGGCTCAAGCTGCTCCAGTCGCACGGCGTGCCGATGCGCACGGCCATGGTGCTCGCGTCAAAGGTGTACAAGACGCACGGgagcaagggcaagctcgccaagctgggcgacaaggagctggccgccgccgtgccggacAAGGACCAGCGCAAAGTTGTGTTTGGCGCACTGAATGGCATCGGGAGCGGGAAGGTGGGTCGCTACTTACTGGGTCCGCAGGCTCGCTGACCCCCTCGCCAGGCGCACACGCCaaagcgcaagcgcgacgacgacctcctgcgcgggctcgacccggtgccggtgccggtcCCCGCGTCGTTCGACTTCCACGAGATCCTCGACCcggaggtgggtgggatCTCTTTGCATTCGCTcacccgcccagcgcctGCTAGACGTAAGCGTGACGGTCAACCGCGCGCCCATCAAGACGGCGTGGGcgtacgccgtcgcccggcggcgcggcttCGACGCGCAGGAGGCGCTGTCGATCGCCCACGTCTACGTGCACATCAGCAGCCTGAAGCATGCCTTGGTGCTGGGCAACGTGCTCAACgcggc encodes the following:
- the EFTUD2 gene encoding U5 small nuclear ribonucleoprotein component, with protein sequence MSTEDYDEFGNYIGGDLDSDDDSDIDIEPAVAVPAAPGPSAGASYAPLEGFDEDEDDEMEDEDAGLAMTLHSVDGTAGNQVVLHEDKKYYATAAETYGEDVETMVQEEDLQPLSEPIVAPIKKRSFTVQEKDLPVTRFDRNFMVDLLQYPDQLRNVMVAGHLHHGKTSLLDMLVFETHQLTWDADRPTRYTDTHTLSRSRGISIKSGPMSLVLSDSAGKSRLVNLIDTPGHLNFADEVASAARLVDGVVLVVDVVEGVMAGTEAVIKHAMQEKLKIVLVVNKMDRLILELRLPPAEAFFKIKHTIEEVNAVIAGIDNADEFRLSPERGNVAFASTQMGWCFTLDTFAAMYADAFGALDVGEFAQRLWGNIFFDAEKRKFTRNPADVESKRSFVHFILEPLYKLYSQVLSADSETLKKTLADLHITLRPAVYKMDVRPLLKVVLEAFFGPSTGLIDMIASKLPSPVENARSKIEHTFTGPLDTPLAESLIKADPKGPTVVQVTKLFHTSDAQEFRAFGRVMSGTIQKGQPVYVLGEGYSLEDEEDMVPAIVDGVMIDESRYTVDIDTAYPGNLVLLSGVDASINKTATIYARGIDDDMYIFRPIKHITQSVLKVAVEPIVPSELPKMLDGLRKVNKSYPLVTTKVEESGEHVILGTGEIYLDSVLHDLRRLFSEIEIKVSDPVTKFCETVIETSALKCTANSQNRKNKLTMIAEPLENGIANDIESGKVTMKMTNKERGKFFEQNYGWDLLASRNIWAFGPDDNGPNVLVNDTLPSEVDTKALTTIRESVKQGFKWGTREGPLCEEPIRGVKFRLLDATIADSANRGGGQVIPAARRVCYSSFLLASPRLLEPVYYVEVQAPADCVAAVYTVLSRRRGHVTKDIPKPGSPLYTVKAFIPVLDANGFETDLRTATMGQAFPLMTFDHWQVVPGDPTDTSIQLQPLEPAQGQALARDLVLKTRRRKGLSDSISPAKYLDDDMIIAMNASGLGDLLQ